Proteins found in one Crassostrea angulata isolate pt1a10 chromosome 3, ASM2561291v2, whole genome shotgun sequence genomic segment:
- the LOC128177556 gene encoding countin-1-like, protein MKGTAFVICGLLLTEAFAVSLLNQTPVNTHQRTPSYFRQITNVSPQAVKVGVDLCPTCIQFTGQAIDMLLNIILQSGVIGSCGALCSALAQKTGSQALGAVCNILCDVVGVEEFIKLIQKADLDPIYFCELLKTCPIKDDGDAKITSFTVSPQSGPQGTFNLDLEFDSKNGTGTGELILECETVDHLPVSGGFITEAQPAGQYSKQFNLKAEPDPNCDPSQGPCEQWLPGNYNVKIYICNGECGSKHPHSQIYDTAQTSFTITQ, encoded by the exons ATGAAG GGTACAGCGTTCGTTATCTGCGGACTTCTGCTGACTGAGGCCTTCGCGGTCAGCCTTTTAAACCAGACCCCGGTAAACACCCACCAGAGAACCCCCAGCTATTTCCGTCAGATAACTAATGTCTCCCCCCAGGCAGTTAAGGTAGGCGTGGACCTCTGCCCAACATGCATCCAATTCACTGGTCAAGCCATTGACATGCTTCTGAACATCATTCTCC AATCCGGTGTTATTGGTTCTTGTGGAGCTCTCTGCAGCGCTCTTGCCCAGAAAACCGGAAGTCAGGCTCTAGGTGCCGTCTGCAACATCTTGTGTGACGTTGTAGGGGTAGAAGAATTCATCAAACTTATCCAAAA agctgATCTTGACCCAATCTATTTTTGCGAGCTCCTGAAAACATGCCCTATTAAGGATGACGGAGATGCCAAAATCACATCATTTACTGTTAGCCCCCAATCTGGACCCCAGG GAACTTTTAATTTGGATCTCGAATTCGATTCTAAAAATGGCACCGGTACGGGTGAACTCATTTTAGAGTGCGAAACTGTTGACCATCTTCCTGTCA GCGGAGGGTTTATCACAGAAGCCCAACCTGCAGGGCAATACTCCAAGCAGTTCAACCTTAAAGCTGAACCGGATCCGAACTGCGACCCCTCACAGGGGCCATGTGAACAGTGGCTGCCTGGAAATTACAATGTGAAAATAT ATATCTGCAATGGTGAATGCGGAAGCAAGCATCCTCACAGTCAAATTTACGACACAGCCCAAACCAGCTTCACAATTACTCAGTAG